A single window of Pontibacillus chungwhensis DNA harbors:
- a CDS encoding DUF4256 domain-containing protein: MTNVSDKGTLSTEQREQLLGVLQERFEKNMNRHSELSWSEVQAKLEAHHDKLWVIHEMERTGGEPDVVGYDHDQQVYVFFDCSLESPKGRRSVCYDRQALESRKKHKPETSAMELAASIGIEILDEEQYRALQELGDFDKKTSSWIRTPDDIRDRGGALFCDFRYGHVFVYHNGAESYYASRGFRGVVKV, encoded by the coding sequence ATGACGAACGTCAGCGATAAGGGAACATTATCAACAGAACAAAGAGAGCAACTACTCGGTGTATTGCAAGAACGCTTCGAAAAGAATATGAACCGCCATAGTGAACTGAGCTGGAGTGAAGTTCAAGCAAAACTTGAAGCTCATCATGACAAGTTATGGGTGATCCATGAGATGGAGAGGACGGGCGGTGAACCAGATGTTGTCGGCTATGATCATGACCAACAAGTGTACGTTTTCTTTGATTGTTCACTGGAGAGTCCTAAGGGTCGAAGAAGTGTTTGTTATGATCGTCAAGCATTGGAATCGAGAAAGAAACATAAGCCTGAAACCAGTGCGATGGAATTGGCAGCTTCTATAGGGATTGAAATTTTAGACGAAGAACAATATCGGGCCTTACAGGAGCTTGGAGATTTTGACAAGAAGACTTCAAGCTGGATTAGAACACCTGATGATATAAGAGACCGCGGTGGCGCGTTATTTTGTGATTTTCGTTATGGGCATGTGTTCGTTTACCATAACGGAGCTGAGTCTTATTATGCTTCTAGGGGCTTCAGGGGAGTAGTAAAGGTTTAA
- the smpB gene encoding SsrA-binding protein SmpB has product MPKGKGNAIAQNKKASHDFFIEDTFEAGIVLKGTEIKSIRAGRVNMKDSFARVNKGEVFLHNMHISPYEQGNQFNHEPTRMRKLLLHRKEINRLIGETQQQGYSLVPLKMYIKNGVAKVLLGLGKGKKKYDKREDLKRKQAKRDIDRAIKNSGY; this is encoded by the coding sequence ATGCCTAAAGGTAAAGGAAATGCAATCGCACAAAATAAAAAAGCCAGTCATGATTTCTTTATAGAGGATACATTCGAAGCCGGCATTGTTCTGAAAGGGACGGAGATTAAGTCTATTCGAGCTGGCAGAGTGAATATGAAAGACAGCTTCGCACGTGTGAATAAGGGGGAAGTGTTCCTTCATAATATGCATATCTCTCCTTATGAACAGGGAAATCAGTTTAACCACGAACCTACAAGAATGCGGAAGCTTCTTCTTCATCGTAAAGAGATCAACCGCTTAATTGGTGAAACACAACAGCAAGGGTATTCCTTAGTTCCATTAAAAATGTATATAAAAAATGGAGTTGCAAAAGTTTTGCTTGGTCTTGGTAAGGGTAAGAAGAAATATGATAAGCGTGAAGACTTGAAACGTAAACAAGCAAAACGCGATATTGACCGCGCGATAAAAAATAGCGGATATTAA
- a CDS encoding GNAT family N-acetyltransferase, translating to METELVTLRKLTADDYNALQNMQTGMEDDYVVRIFHNLLERENNVMYGLFDQDQMIAISGYTIFSNKFAMLGRLRTDIRYRGKGYGTEILRAIIEELRTIPSIEFISANTQLHNFSARKALTKLDLPHITTLHPFILKDPSLVKGTKGKVWDTIESVQEKRQFLQSLKENALGAFPYEAYYPLPFDDSLLTDEYLQDGTFYVNEDQTRFLFCKIDQKGNLYLNTKYFWNDHFQQPGLFETILHEWSKHEEIYGAWIDVSKEAADTFSIDAFETQDPWLLYGFKLHEHKTGNCQ from the coding sequence ATGGAAACAGAATTAGTAACGCTTCGAAAGTTAACAGCAGACGACTATAACGCTCTACAAAACATGCAGACTGGCATGGAAGATGACTATGTTGTACGCATCTTCCATAACCTCCTTGAACGTGAAAATAACGTTATGTATGGACTTTTTGATCAGGATCAAATGATTGCCATATCAGGTTACACGATCTTTTCTAATAAATTTGCCATGCTCGGACGCTTACGAACCGACATCCGATATCGGGGCAAAGGATACGGAACCGAAATTCTACGGGCGATAATTGAAGAGCTGAGAACGATTCCTTCAATTGAATTTATCAGCGCCAATACTCAGCTCCATAACTTCTCTGCGCGGAAGGCCTTAACGAAACTTGATCTGCCCCACATCACGACTCTTCACCCTTTCATCCTTAAAGATCCTTCACTCGTAAAAGGGACTAAGGGGAAGGTATGGGACACGATTGAGTCCGTTCAAGAAAAGCGACAATTTCTTCAATCATTAAAAGAGAATGCGCTAGGGGCATTCCCTTACGAAGCCTATTATCCTCTGCCATTTGATGATTCATTGTTAACAGATGAATACCTTCAAGATGGCACGTTTTACGTAAATGAAGATCAAACCCGTTTCCTTTTCTGTAAAATAGATCAAAAAGGAAACCTCTACCTTAATACAAAGTATTTCTGGAATGATCACTTCCAGCAACCAGGACTCTTTGAAACGATTCTTCATGAATGGTCAAAACACGAAGAGATTTACGGAGCTTGGATAGATGTTTCGAAAGAAGCTGCAGATACGTTTTCAATCGATGCTTTTGAAACACAAGACCCTTGGCTCTTATATGGGTTTAAGCTTCATGAACATAAGACAGGTAACTGCCAATAG
- the rnr gene encoding ribonuclease R gives MSDQLKKQVLEYFHEHDSKPLSVQEIEELVEHGSAEDFTTLMKALNQLEEEGELVRTRKNRYGLPEKMNLVRGKIQMHAKGFAFLIPDEDDKDDVYIHHSDLQSAMNNDRVLVRVDSKGDEGKRPEGIVIRILERSTQEIVGTYDDNGYFGFVIADDKRIPNDIFIPKTATNGAVDGHKVIVRLTKYPEGRMSAEGEVIQILGHKNDPGIDILAIIHKHGIQSDFPQEVLEQATNTPDEIDPSEIKNRRDLRDEQIVTIDGADAKDLDDAISCRKLDNGNYHLGVHIADVSYYVEEGSPIDKEARDRGTSTYLVDRVIPMIPHRLSNGICSLNPQVDRLTLSCEMEIDSNGEVVNHEIFQSVIKTNERMTYADVKSILVDDDEELKERYETLVPMFKDMENLASILRKKRMERGAIDFDFKEAKVLVDDEGTAQDVILRERSVAERLIEEFMLAANETVDEHFHWMDVPFIHRVHEEPDESKLQHFFEFITNFGYSVKGVSNDVHPKALQELLEAVKGTHEDMVISKLMLRSMQQARYDENNLGHFGLSSPFYTHFTSPIRRYPDLIVHRLIRTYIIEGKLDQQTRKHWKEEIPEIARHSSDRERRSVDAERETDDLKKAEFMQDKIGQEFEGVVSSVTGFGLFVELPNTVEGLVHVSYLTDDYYHFDERSYAMIGEKTGKVFRIGDEVTVRVEKVDLEERVVDFELVGMAPPEKNRSSRPDRPKVIHAKRKDKPNGPKKDKRQGEGRGQKDQKGSKGKKGSKPFYQNKGVPKGKKKGKKK, from the coding sequence GTGAGTGACCAGTTAAAGAAACAGGTACTCGAATACTTCCATGAACATGACTCTAAGCCTCTATCCGTACAGGAGATTGAAGAGTTGGTCGAGCATGGAAGTGCAGAAGATTTTACAACATTAATGAAGGCTTTAAATCAATTAGAAGAAGAAGGAGAGCTTGTACGAACACGTAAGAATCGTTATGGGCTTCCTGAAAAGATGAATTTAGTTCGCGGTAAGATTCAGATGCATGCAAAAGGATTCGCGTTTTTAATACCTGATGAAGATGATAAGGATGATGTGTACATACACCATTCTGATCTTCAATCTGCGATGAATAATGACCGGGTTCTTGTGCGCGTGGATTCAAAAGGTGACGAAGGAAAACGCCCTGAAGGAATTGTGATTCGTATTTTAGAACGAAGCACACAAGAAATCGTGGGTACGTATGATGACAATGGTTATTTCGGATTCGTAATTGCAGATGACAAACGTATTCCGAATGATATCTTTATTCCGAAGACAGCCACAAATGGAGCGGTTGATGGGCATAAGGTTATTGTTCGTTTAACGAAGTATCCAGAAGGTCGAATGAGCGCCGAAGGAGAAGTGATCCAGATTCTTGGCCATAAGAATGACCCAGGGATTGATATCCTGGCGATTATTCATAAACACGGGATTCAGTCAGATTTCCCTCAAGAAGTTCTGGAGCAGGCAACGAATACCCCTGATGAAATTGATCCTTCAGAGATCAAAAATCGCCGTGACTTACGTGATGAACAAATTGTAACGATAGACGGCGCGGATGCGAAAGACTTAGATGACGCGATTTCTTGCCGTAAGCTGGATAACGGTAACTATCACCTTGGTGTTCACATCGCAGACGTAAGTTACTATGTAGAAGAAGGTTCACCGATTGATAAAGAGGCTCGTGACAGAGGGACAAGTACGTACCTTGTGGACCGAGTGATTCCGATGATTCCTCATCGTTTATCAAACGGCATTTGTTCTTTAAACCCACAAGTTGATCGCCTTACCCTTTCTTGTGAGATGGAGATCGACTCAAATGGTGAGGTTGTTAATCACGAGATCTTTCAGAGTGTGATTAAAACGAACGAACGTATGACGTATGCTGATGTAAAAAGCATCTTAGTGGATGACGATGAAGAACTGAAAGAGCGTTATGAAACCCTTGTGCCGATGTTTAAAGATATGGAGAACCTAGCGTCGATCCTACGTAAAAAGCGTATGGAGCGCGGCGCGATTGACTTCGATTTCAAAGAAGCGAAAGTTCTGGTTGATGATGAAGGCACAGCACAAGATGTTATTTTACGTGAGCGTTCTGTAGCTGAACGTTTAATTGAAGAATTTATGCTAGCGGCAAACGAAACGGTTGATGAGCACTTCCACTGGATGGATGTTCCGTTTATTCACCGTGTTCACGAAGAGCCGGATGAATCAAAGCTACAGCATTTCTTTGAGTTTATTACAAACTTCGGTTACTCCGTTAAAGGGGTTTCCAATGATGTTCATCCGAAAGCATTGCAGGAACTACTTGAAGCGGTGAAAGGCACGCATGAAGATATGGTGATCTCTAAACTGATGCTTCGCTCCATGCAGCAAGCTCGTTATGATGAGAACAACCTTGGCCACTTTGGTCTTTCTTCACCATTCTACACTCACTTCACATCACCGATTCGACGCTATCCTGACTTAATTGTACACCGCTTAATTCGCACGTACATTATTGAAGGAAAGCTCGATCAGCAGACGAGAAAGCATTGGAAGGAAGAAATTCCGGAAATCGCTCGTCATTCATCTGATCGTGAGCGTCGTTCCGTAGATGCAGAACGGGAAACGGATGATCTTAAGAAAGCAGAGTTCATGCAAGATAAGATTGGTCAGGAATTTGAAGGTGTTGTAAGTTCTGTAACTGGGTTTGGGTTATTTGTTGAATTGCCAAATACCGTAGAAGGACTTGTGCACGTTAGTTATCTGACGGATGATTATTATCATTTTGATGAACGCTCTTATGCAATGATCGGAGAGAAAACCGGTAAGGTCTTCCGAATTGGTGATGAAGTAACCGTTCGTGTTGAGAAAGTAGACCTTGAAGAACGGGTCGTTGACTTTGAACTGGTTGGTATGGCTCCGCCAGAAAAGAATCGATCTTCAAGACCCGATCGTCCGAAAGTTATTCATGCAAAACGTAAAGACAAACCGAACGGTCCTAAAAAGGATAAGCGCCAGGGTGAAGGTCGTGGCCAAAAAGATCAGAAGGGCTCAAAAGGGAAGAAAGGCAGTAAGCCATTCTACCAGAATAAAGGGGTCCCTAAAGGTAAGAAAAAAGGCAAGAAAAAATAA
- a CDS encoding alpha/beta hydrolase has translation MQIKLPEPFTFEAGNRAVLLLHGFTGHSADVRMLGRYLEKKGYTTHAPIYKGHGQPPEELVKTTPEDWWKSAKEGFEHLRDLGYEEIAIAGLSLGGALGLKLTYTNQVKGITTMCTPMFFDNEEQLTKSFKQFVREFKQLEKKSEETIEQEMNELLDDSTQTFKELGKLIKEVHDEVDTIYAPTLVIQAEQDEVINTDSANYIYDQVETDHKDIKWYKESGHAITLDKERDQLHEDIYNFLESLDWTVE, from the coding sequence ATGCAAATCAAACTACCAGAACCATTCACGTTTGAAGCGGGAAATCGCGCGGTATTATTATTACATGGATTTACGGGTCATTCTGCGGATGTACGCATGCTTGGCCGTTATTTGGAGAAGAAAGGGTATACCACCCATGCACCTATTTATAAAGGTCATGGCCAGCCTCCGGAGGAGTTGGTGAAAACGACTCCTGAAGACTGGTGGAAAAGTGCTAAAGAAGGTTTTGAGCACCTTCGTGACCTGGGATATGAAGAAATTGCAATTGCTGGATTATCTCTCGGTGGAGCCCTCGGTCTTAAACTGACGTATACGAATCAGGTGAAGGGGATTACCACGATGTGTACACCGATGTTCTTTGACAATGAAGAACAACTAACGAAGAGCTTCAAGCAGTTCGTAAGAGAATTTAAACAGTTAGAGAAGAAATCAGAAGAAACAATTGAACAGGAAATGAATGAGTTATTAGATGATTCCACACAAACTTTTAAAGAGTTAGGCAAGTTGATTAAAGAAGTTCACGATGAAGTGGACACGATTTACGCTCCGACATTAGTCATTCAGGCTGAACAAGACGAAGTGATTAACACAGATAGTGCCAACTATATTTATGATCAAGTGGAAACGGATCATAAGGATATTAAATGGTATAAAGAATCTGGACATGCTATTACGCTGGACAAAGAGCGTGATCAACTTCACGAAGATATTTACAACTTCTTAGAATCACTTGATTGGACAGTGGAATAA
- the secG gene encoding preprotein translocase subunit SecG has protein sequence MYMVTLVLLAIDALAMIVLVLLQSGKSAGLSGAISGGAEQLFGKQKARGIDAFMHKATIVTAVLFFVLTFLLGYILNQ, from the coding sequence ATGTACATGGTAACGTTGGTATTACTTGCGATTGATGCACTCGCAATGATCGTGTTAGTTCTTCTTCAATCAGGTAAAAGCGCTGGTCTTTCAGGGGCGATCTCTGGGGGAGCTGAACAATTATTTGGTAAGCAAAAAGCACGCGGTATCGATGCTTTTATGCATAAAGCAACAATTGTAACGGCTGTTCTGTTTTTTGTCCTTACATTTTTACTTGGGTATATTCTTAACCAATAA
- a CDS encoding DeoR/GlpR family DNA-binding transcription regulator — MLTPTRHEIILEQLERYQTVKIQDLVHETGASESTIRRDLSQLENANKLKRVHGGASCLNQASEELSIREKAAQNLDEKVAIAQEAASLIRDGDCIFLDAGTTTYQMIPFLKGRKLTVVTNGVTLLEELTENQVLTYLTGGFVKHKTRALIGRGATHSLQQYRFDKCFLGVNGVHPSHGYTTPDPEEALVKQTVLTLSQERFVLGDASKLNELSFASIASLQEATLITDEKDPERLSPYQAKTNVKVVSS, encoded by the coding sequence ATGCTTACACCAACACGTCATGAAATCATATTAGAACAGCTTGAGCGTTATCAGACAGTAAAGATCCAAGACCTGGTTCACGAAACAGGTGCTTCTGAGTCAACCATTCGGCGTGACTTAAGTCAGCTAGAGAATGCGAACAAGCTCAAAAGGGTTCACGGCGGTGCCTCTTGCCTGAATCAAGCAAGTGAGGAGTTAAGCATACGCGAAAAGGCAGCTCAAAATCTAGATGAAAAGGTGGCGATCGCTCAGGAAGCAGCTTCTCTCATAAGAGACGGTGATTGTATTTTTCTAGATGCCGGTACAACAACATACCAAATGATTCCCTTTTTAAAAGGGCGTAAACTCACCGTTGTGACAAACGGTGTTACCTTACTAGAAGAACTAACGGAAAATCAGGTCCTCACGTATTTAACTGGCGGATTTGTAAAACATAAAACGAGAGCATTGATCGGACGAGGCGCGACGCATAGCCTTCAACAATACAGGTTTGATAAGTGCTTTCTAGGCGTAAACGGGGTTCATCCTTCTCACGGGTATACAACTCCTGACCCAGAAGAAGCACTCGTTAAGCAAACCGTATTAACGTTGTCTCAAGAAAGATTTGTTCTAGGCGATGCTTCTAAATTAAATGAACTATCATTTGCAAGCATTGCTTCACTCCAAGAAGCAACCCTGATCACAGATGAGAAAGACCCAGAACGATTATCACCTTATCAAGCGAAAACAAACGTAAAGGTTGTGTCATCATGA
- the pfkB gene encoding 1-phosphofructokinase has protein sequence MIYTVTLNPSIDYIMHVDEFNEGDLNRATTTYYYPGGKGINVSRVLKRLDITNTALGFIGGFTGQFIQNFLESEEVKHQFIDTDQYTRINVKLKSNQESEINGPGPSITEAQQQQLLDQVNRLEKDDYLVVAGSIPKTIPANFYNEMAKRCADKGAHFIADTSGKALEELVGTPTFLLKPNHHELGELFDTTIDSPLKAITFAKQLVAEGATNVIVSMGGDGAILVNKDHAYYANVPKGEVKNSVGAGDSVVSGFLAEYVKTNSLTEAFANGVACGSATAFSDDLATREFVEQLRKEITIEDLN, from the coding sequence ATGATTTATACCGTCACCTTAAACCCTTCTATAGATTACATCATGCACGTTGATGAATTTAATGAAGGTGATTTGAACCGTGCGACAACGACGTACTACTACCCTGGTGGAAAAGGCATCAATGTTTCCCGTGTACTAAAACGACTGGACATCACGAACACGGCACTTGGATTTATCGGTGGTTTCACAGGGCAATTCATTCAGAATTTCCTTGAATCAGAAGAGGTTAAACACCAGTTCATTGATACGGATCAATATACACGTATTAACGTGAAACTAAAATCCAACCAAGAATCTGAAATCAATGGCCCAGGACCTTCTATTACAGAAGCACAGCAACAGCAACTGCTAGACCAGGTCAACAGATTAGAGAAAGATGACTATCTAGTTGTTGCAGGTAGCATTCCAAAAACAATACCAGCTAACTTCTACAATGAAATGGCTAAGAGATGTGCTGATAAAGGAGCTCATTTCATCGCTGATACTTCTGGAAAAGCTCTAGAAGAACTAGTTGGCACACCTACCTTCTTGCTGAAGCCAAACCATCATGAACTAGGTGAATTATTTGATACAACCATTGATTCTCCACTAAAAGCTATCACCTTCGCTAAACAACTAGTAGCTGAGGGAGCTACGAACGTCATTGTTTCAATGGGCGGAGATGGTGCAATCTTAGTAAATAAAGACCATGCTTATTACGCAAACGTTCCAAAAGGAGAAGTGAAAAACTCTGTTGGAGCAGGTGACTCGGTTGTATCAGGATTTTTAGCCGAATATGTCAAAACAAACAGCTTAACAGAAGCTTTTGCCAATGGCGTAGCTTGTGGAAGCGCAACAGCATTTAGTGACGACTTAGCCACACGTGAATTTGTGGAACAACTTAGAAAAGAGATTACGATTGAGGATTTAAACTAG
- a CDS encoding PTS fructose transporter subunit IIABC has translation MKITDLLKQDTMILELESSSKADVIDELVSKLDEAGRLNDKEEFKQAILAREEQSTTGIGEGVAIPHAKTAAVKEPAIAFARSQEGADYESLDGQPTHLFFMIAASEGANQAHLETLSSLSSLLMDTEFRQKLLNAESRDEIVELIDAKEKANSDEEEAEAEEAANESQNQDASSDEEPYVIAVTACPTGIAHTYMAADKLKETAKEMGVKIKVETNGSSGVKNALTSQDIERASGVIVAADIEVQTDRFKGKPVVMVPVAKGIHEPKELITKAKEGDAPTYQGSGQSSSEDGEGSGEKTGIYKHLMNGVSNMLPFVVGGGILIALSFLFGINAADPESDQYNRFAEMLSIIGGGKAFYLLVPVLAGFIAQSIAGRPGLAPGMVGGLIATTTGAADGGSGFLGGLLAGFLAGYLMLLIQKGLKVLPDVLDGLKPVLLYPVLGLFSTGILMLLVNPFLVSIYTALRDGLDSLGSFGIVVGLIIGGMMAVDMGGPVNKAAYTFGIAMLDAGNTMPIAAAMAGGMVPPLGLALATTFFRNKFSAQERETGKTAYAMGATFITEGVIPFAAADPGRVIPASVVGSTITGGLVYLFNLHLLAPHGGIIVILTGAVKTGGEAGNALLGGALYIAAVLIGSIVTAILAGVLKKPVQKG, from the coding sequence GTGAAAATTACAGACTTGTTAAAACAAGACACGATGATTTTAGAGCTTGAATCAAGTTCAAAAGCTGATGTCATTGACGAGCTGGTTTCGAAACTAGATGAAGCTGGCCGGTTAAATGATAAGGAAGAATTTAAGCAAGCTATCTTAGCTCGTGAAGAGCAAAGTACGACAGGAATCGGGGAAGGCGTTGCCATTCCTCACGCTAAAACAGCAGCCGTTAAAGAGCCAGCGATCGCATTCGCACGCTCACAAGAAGGCGCGGACTATGAGTCTCTAGACGGTCAACCAACGCACTTATTCTTTATGATTGCAGCTTCTGAAGGAGCGAACCAGGCTCACTTAGAAACGCTTTCAAGCCTATCATCATTATTAATGGATACTGAGTTCCGTCAAAAGCTTTTAAACGCAGAATCAAGAGACGAAATTGTTGAGCTTATTGATGCGAAAGAAAAAGCAAACAGCGACGAAGAAGAAGCGGAAGCAGAAGAAGCAGCAAATGAAAGCCAGAATCAAGATGCTTCATCTGATGAAGAGCCTTATGTTATTGCTGTTACCGCTTGTCCTACTGGTATCGCTCATACCTATATGGCCGCTGATAAGCTAAAAGAAACGGCTAAAGAAATGGGCGTCAAAATCAAAGTTGAAACGAACGGCTCTAGCGGTGTGAAGAATGCTCTAACATCACAAGATATCGAGCGTGCTAGCGGAGTCATTGTTGCAGCAGACATCGAGGTGCAAACGGACCGCTTTAAAGGAAAACCTGTTGTCATGGTTCCCGTTGCAAAAGGAATTCACGAACCGAAAGAATTAATCACCAAAGCAAAAGAAGGCGACGCTCCAACGTATCAAGGAAGCGGCCAGTCATCAAGTGAAGATGGCGAAGGAAGCGGAGAGAAAACAGGGATTTATAAGCACTTAATGAACGGTGTTTCGAATATGCTTCCATTCGTTGTTGGTGGCGGTATCTTAATTGCCTTATCGTTCTTATTCGGTATTAACGCAGCTGATCCAGAGAGTGATCAGTACAATCGCTTTGCAGAAATGCTAAGCATCATTGGTGGCGGGAAAGCCTTCTACCTACTTGTTCCTGTCCTAGCTGGTTTCATCGCTCAAAGCATTGCTGGACGTCCTGGACTTGCTCCTGGTATGGTTGGTGGTTTAATTGCCACAACTACAGGCGCTGCTGATGGTGGTTCTGGTTTCTTAGGCGGTTTACTTGCTGGTTTCTTAGCTGGTTATTTAATGCTACTGATTCAAAAAGGTTTAAAAGTATTACCAGATGTATTAGACGGATTAAAACCTGTACTTCTCTATCCTGTACTTGGTCTATTCTCAACTGGTATCCTTATGCTTCTAGTCAATCCATTCCTTGTATCCATTTATACGGCATTAAGAGATGGATTAGATAGTCTTGGTTCATTCGGAATTGTTGTCGGATTAATTATTGGTGGTATGATGGCTGTTGATATGGGTGGCCCTGTAAACAAAGCGGCTTACACATTCGGTATCGCCATGCTTGACGCTGGAAACACAATGCCAATTGCAGCTGCTATGGCTGGCGGTATGGTTCCTCCGTTAGGTCTTGCTCTAGCTACAACGTTCTTTAGAAATAAATTCTCTGCACAAGAAAGAGAAACAGGTAAAACAGCTTACGCAATGGGCGCAACGTTCATTACAGAAGGCGTAATCCCATTCGCAGCAGCTGACCCTGGACGTGTTATCCCAGCTTCTGTTGTTGGTTCGACCATTACAGGTGGACTTGTGTACTTGTTCAACCTGCACCTTCTTGCCCCTCACGGCGGTATTATCGTAATTCTTACGGGAGCGGTTAAGACTGGTGGCGAAGCCGGAAATGCTCTTCTAGGCGGTGCGTTATACATCGCAGCTGTATTAATTGGTTCAATTGTTACAGCAATTCTTGCAGGTGTCTTGAAAAAACCTGTGCAAAAAGGGTAA
- a CDS encoding phosphocarrier protein HPr: MVEQTMTITSEDGVHARPATVLVQTAGQYKADVNLEYNGKSVNLKSIMGIMSLGIPSGAEVKVTAEGSDEEEALNGVADAMKKENLGE, from the coding sequence ATGGTAGAACAAACTATGACGATCACATCAGAGGATGGCGTTCACGCACGCCCTGCCACTGTTCTAGTCCAGACGGCTGGTCAATATAAAGCTGACGTTAACTTAGAGTACAATGGTAAATCCGTTAACCTTAAATCCATTATGGGCATTATGTCTTTAGGAATCCCATCTGGCGCTGAAGTAAAAGTGACAGCAGAAGGTTCTGACGAAGAAGAAGCTCTTAATGGCGTTGCTGACGCAATGAAAAAAGAAAACCTGGGGGAATAA